A single Kryptolebias marmoratus isolate JLee-2015 linkage group LG16, ASM164957v2, whole genome shotgun sequence DNA region contains:
- the LOC108235551 gene encoding potassium/sodium hyperpolarization-activated cyclic nucleotide-gated channel 3 isoform X2, producing the protein MLVLMMGNLIVLPVGITFFRDENTPSWIIFNVVSDTLFMVDLVLNFRTGIVKEDSTEILLDPRAIRQNYLKSWFLVDFVSSIPVDYIFLMVDSLDSEVYRTARALRIVRFTKILSLLRLLRLSRLIRYIHQWEEIFHMTYDLASAMVRIVNLIGMMLLLCHWDGCLQFLVPMLQDFPSDCWVSKNVMVNDTWGVQYSYALFKAMSHMLCIGYGAQAPEGMTDVWLTMLSMIVGATCYAMFIGHATALIQSLDSSRRQYQEKYKQVEQYMSFHKLPADLRQKIHEYYEHRFQGKMFDEENILGELSEPLKEEIVSFNCRSLVANMPLFANADPNFVTAVLTKLRFEVFQPADFIIREGTVGRKMYFIQHGRVSVLTRGNKETKLSDGSYFGEICLLTRGRRTASVRSDTYCRLYSLSVDSFNEVLEEHPMMRRAFETVAVDRLDRIGRKNSMLLRKSSQGGSLGGSMGRGGGRGGGPGGAGGLVAGGLGSCDSILVQQIVKHDSMPAMQDTIAAAAAGRSGVIGGSGTVSPRPRPVIWAPLVHAPLQTAAATSNVAIALMHQQQQQQQQLQQLQQQHALAGGFFLPSPLISPSPSSSFPLSPPRAPVLQPLRPSVSSLIGMMTIGGMSGFSPRGFPLSPSTMGPPGGVTSPPVAKTPPTPASSVPTSVQQGRTLHYGPRFQADHPSMPAGAVVIPAGAGPASPLHKVPTATPPASSSGPSDGSAYQQGAKEALLRHGGNSCQGLPALGRLTQEARLMSASQPTLPHRSWAAVQSHPPLHRKASGGNLLAAPFLAGQLARGSSAGILTSNPPLQLLTNIPFTAQVQSTVPIQPAITQAIPANIAQYTQSTAHTASVPTPTAAHVPSTPSLTSSSPPKQASFSSAAAPSSPSPVLSQTPYPKSITTTPSRSSSPPPCSTPPSAGASPLSTPRPKPIPTPPSRSSSPSPSSTPPSSSVSTPVPLSQPYGPKSSLTSSSPPSSLLSSSPPHPQSPRAKASNTPPSASPLSGRSPSLTPVASPALTPTHTTRTRPSTPTQTITPTSSPSPVPATFGPSLSKSQSPTPSLQSSVSSSARGPTSSQTPKQTSPLPPTQTSTSALTPVSTNSPTKVTFSVHPVKQTSPILTQCSTSGSSRTIQKHPSASSSSTTVCQNPPSLSTNASTATTTSVSAAPASIQSPKPITPSTHTQTSQASTTAPTQPAHSANSTSPKGGKQDPQLPLTRTDSEGLRHKLPANM; encoded by the exons ATGTTGGTGTTGATGATGGGCAACCTCATCGTCCTGCCTGTGGGGATCACGTTCTTTCGGGACGAGAACACTCCTTCGTGGATCATCTTCAACGTGGTCTCCGACACCCTCTTTATGGTTGACCTGGTTCTCAACTTTAGAACTGGCATCGTAAAGGAAGACAGCACAGAGATATTGCTTGACCCCAG GGCAATCCGCCAGAACTACCTGAAGAGCTGGTTCCTTGTGGACTTTGTGTCATCCATCCCTGTGGACTACATCTTCCTGATGGTGGACAGTCTGGACTCGGAGGTCTACCGGACAGCCCGGGCGCTGCGGATTGTCCGCTTCACCAAAATCCTCAGCCTGCTCCGGCTGCTCCGCCTGTCCCGACTCATCCGCTACATTCACCAGTGGGAGGAG ATCTTCCATATGACCTACGACCTTGCCAGTGCCATGGTTAGGATAGTAAACCTGATCGGTATGATGCTCCTGTTGTGCCACTGGGATGGTTGCCTCCAGTTTCTGGTCCCCATGCTGCAGGACTTCCCTTCTGATTGCTGGGTTTCCAAGAACGTGATGGTG AATGACACGTGGGGCGTGCAGTACTCCTATGCTCTGTTCAAAGCCATGAGCCACATGTTGTGTATTGGGTACGGCGCCCAGGCTCCTGAGGGGATGACTGATGTGTGGCTCACCATGCTCAGTATGATAGTTGGCGCCACCTGCTACGCCATGTTTATTGGCCACGCCACCGCTCTCATACAGTCACTGGACTCCTCAAGACGGCAGTATCAGGAGAAG tacaagcaggtggagcagTATATGTCCTTTCATAAGCTTCCTGCAGACCTGCGACAAAAGATCCATGAGTATTATGAGCATCGCTTCCAGGGGAAAATGTTTGATGAGGAGAACATTCTGGGAGAGCTTAGTGAGCCACTGAAAGAG gaGATAGTCAGTTTTAACTGCCGGAGCCTGGTGGCCAACATGCCGCTGTTTGCCAACGCAGATCCCAACTTTGTAACTGCTGTGCTGACCAAGCTCCGCTTCGAGGTGTTCCAACCAGCTGACTTCATCATACGTGAAGGAACGGTTGGACGCAAGATGTATTTTATCCAGCATGGACGAGTCAGTGTGCTGACCCGTGGCAACAAGGAAACTAAACTGAGCGACGGGTCTTACTTTGGGG AGATCTGTTTGTTGACTCGTGGACGAAGAACGGCCAGTGTCCGTTCAGATACATACTGCCGTTTGTACTCTCTCAGCGTGGACAGCTTTAACGAGGTTTTGGAGGAACACCCAATGATGCGACGTGCCTTTGAAACTGTTGCCGTTGACCGTTTGGACCGCATTG GTAGGAAGAACTCTATGCTCCTTCGGAAGTCGTCCCAGGGCGGCTCTCTTGGGGGTAGCATGGGCCGTGGTGGAGGCCGTGGTGGAGGTCCTGGAGGTGCAGGTGGCCTTGTTGCAGGCGGTTTGGGATCCTGTGACAGCATACTGGTGCAGCAGATTGTTAAACACGACAGCATGCCAGCTATGCAGGACACCAtcgcagctgctgctgcaggaagaagTGGTGTGATTGGAGGGAGCGGAACAGTGTCCCCTCGACCGCGTCCCGTCATCTGGGCACCACTGGTCCATGCTCCGTTGCAGACTGCAGCTGCCACCAGTAACGTAGCCATCGCCCTCatgcaccagcagcagcaacaacagcagcagcttcagcagctgcagcagcagcatgctCTTGCAGGAGGTTTCTTTCTGCCCTCACCTCTGATTTCCCCATCTCCCTCgtcctccttccctctctccCCTCCTCGTGCCCCAGTGCTGCAACCCCTTCGCCCCTCTGTGAGCTCTCTTATTGGGATGATGACAATAGGAGGAATGAGCGGTTTTTCCCCAAGAGGATTTCCTCTTTCTCCTTCAACCATGGGCCCTCCTGGTGGGGTGACATCACCTCCAGTTGCTAAAACTCCACCAACTCCAGCTTCATCTGTCCCAACTTCTGTTCAACAAGGAAGGACTCTTCATTACGGCCCTCGCTTTCAGGCTGATCATCCCTCAATGCCTGCCGGAGCAGTTGTAATCCCAGCAGGGGCAGGGCCAGCTTCACCACTCCACAAGGTACCAACTGCCACCCCACCTGCATCTTCCAGTGGCCCATCAGATGGCAGTGCCTATCAGCAGGGTGCAAAAGAGGCTTTGTTACGGCATGGAGGAAACAGCTGTCAGGGTCTGCCAGCGTTGGGCAGACTCACCCAGGAGGCCAGGCTGATGTCAGCCTCACAGCCCACTCTGCCTCATCGCTCCTGGGCTGCAGTGCAGTCTCATCCTCCTCTCCACCGAAAGGCTTCTGGTGGGAATTTGTTGGCAGCTCCTTTCCTTGCAGGACAGTTAGCCAGAGGCAGCAGTGCAGGCATACTGACCTCTAACCCTCCTTTACAGTTGTTGACAAATATACCATTTACTGCCCAAGTACAATCCACTGTTCCTATTCAGCCAGCTATAACACAGGCAATTCCTGCAAACATAGCCCAATACACACAATCTACAGCTCATACTGCCTCTGTACCTACACCCACAGCTGCACACGTACCTTCTACACCTTCTTTGacatcctcctctcctccaaaACAGGCTTCATTCTCCTCTGCAGCCGCTCCTTCGTCTCCTTCACCTGTTCTTTCCCAGACACCTTACCCAAAGTCGATCACAACGACCCCCTCTCgctcctcctcccctccaccCTGCTCCACCCCACCTTCAGCGGGAGCAAGCCCGCTATCGACTCCTCGTCCCAAACCGATTCCCACGCCCCCTTCtcgctcctcctctccctctccatcCTCCACTCCTCCTTCCTCGTCCGTTTCGACCCCAGTTCCTCTGTCTCAACCCTATGGGCCCAAGTCATCCCTTACATCCTCCTCTCCCCCATCCTCTTTGCTGTCCTCTTCTCCACCACATCCCCAGAGCCCCAGAGCAAAGGCATCCAACACACCCCCTTCTGCCTCACCTTTATCTGGCCGCAGTCCTTCTCTGACCCCAGTTGCTTCACCGGCACTAACTCCCACTCATACAACTCGTACCCGACCTTCTACTCCAACTCAGACAATTACGCCCACATCCTCTCCATCCCCTGTCCCTGCCACATTTGGCCCCTCTTTGAGTAAATCACAAAGTCCAACACCTTCTCTCCAGTCCTCTGTCTCAAGCTCAGCCAGAGGTCCCACCTCAAGCCAGACCCCAAAACAAACCTCACCTCTTCCTCCAACCCAAACTTCAAcctctgctttgacacctgtAAGCACCAACTCTCCAACTAAAGTCACTTTCTCTGTTCATCCTGTGAAGCAAACTTCTCCCATCCTCACTCAGTGCTCCACTTCAGGCTCTAGTAGAACCATCCAAAAACACCCATCAGCATCTTCATCCTCAACAACAGTTTGTCAAAACCCTCCTTCCCTTTCTACCAATGCCTCCACTGCTACCACAACCTCTGTTAGTGCTGCACCTGCCTCCATTCAGTCCCCAAAACCAATCACACCCTCTACCCACACTCAGACCTCTCAGGCATCCACCACTGCACCCACCCAGCCAGCACATTCAGCCAACTCCACTTCACCTAAAGGTGGGAAACAGGACCCTCAGCTGCCACTTACCAGAACAGACTCAGAGGGACTTAGGCACAAACTGCCTGCAAACATGTAA
- the LOC108235551 gene encoding potassium/sodium hyperpolarization-activated cyclic nucleotide-gated channel 1 isoform X1: protein MDGAGSVGTPGSAGGSGGDSLPRRTDGDFKRRSKGSLPSPGYRLSQASLEGEKGSFGADSLSSGGRSRRLSIMSSSARDGLPFRAAGTPTTPVPLPLPPPSSSASAHPPPRSVGFATPRAALASTSSTGTGVMVVATGAETTTTACNTTAAGTPETVGQSVFGGFGMSLDGEDYSNSNQSTFIQRQFGAMLQPGVNKFSLRMFGSHKAVAMEQERLKSAGSWIIHPYSDFRFYWDLLMLVLMMGNLIVLPVGITFFRDENTPSWIIFNVVSDTLFMVDLVLNFRTGIVKEDSTEILLDPRAIRQNYLKSWFLVDFVSSIPVDYIFLMVDSLDSEVYRTARALRIVRFTKILSLLRLLRLSRLIRYIHQWEEIFHMTYDLASAMVRIVNLIGMMLLLCHWDGCLQFLVPMLQDFPSDCWVSKNVMVNDTWGVQYSYALFKAMSHMLCIGYGAQAPEGMTDVWLTMLSMIVGATCYAMFIGHATALIQSLDSSRRQYQEKYKQVEQYMSFHKLPADLRQKIHEYYEHRFQGKMFDEENILGELSEPLKEEIVSFNCRSLVANMPLFANADPNFVTAVLTKLRFEVFQPADFIIREGTVGRKMYFIQHGRVSVLTRGNKETKLSDGSYFGEICLLTRGRRTASVRSDTYCRLYSLSVDSFNEVLEEHPMMRRAFETVAVDRLDRIGRKNSMLLRKSSQGGSLGGSMGRGGGRGGGPGGAGGLVAGGLGSCDSILVQQIVKHDSMPAMQDTIAAAAAGRSGVIGGSGTVSPRPRPVIWAPLVHAPLQTAAATSNVAIALMHQQQQQQQQLQQLQQQHALAGGFFLPSPLISPSPSSSFPLSPPRAPVLQPLRPSVSSLIGMMTIGGMSGFSPRGFPLSPSTMGPPGGVTSPPVAKTPPTPASSVPTSVQQGRTLHYGPRFQADHPSMPAGAVVIPAGAGPASPLHKVPTATPPASSSGPSDGSAYQQGAKEALLRHGGNSCQGLPALGRLTQEARLMSASQPTLPHRSWAAVQSHPPLHRKASGGNLLAAPFLAGQLARGSSAGILTSNPPLQLLTNIPFTAQVQSTVPIQPAITQAIPANIAQYTQSTAHTASVPTPTAAHVPSTPSLTSSSPPKQASFSSAAAPSSPSPVLSQTPYPKSITTTPSRSSSPPPCSTPPSAGASPLSTPRPKPIPTPPSRSSSPSPSSTPPSSSVSTPVPLSQPYGPKSSLTSSSPPSSLLSSSPPHPQSPRAKASNTPPSASPLSGRSPSLTPVASPALTPTHTTRTRPSTPTQTITPTSSPSPVPATFGPSLSKSQSPTPSLQSSVSSSARGPTSSQTPKQTSPLPPTQTSTSALTPVSTNSPTKVTFSVHPVKQTSPILTQCSTSGSSRTIQKHPSASSSSTTVCQNPPSLSTNASTATTTSVSAAPASIQSPKPITPSTHTQTSQASTTAPTQPAHSANSTSPKGGKQDPQLPLTRTDSEGLRHKLPANM from the exons ATGGATGGGGCTGGAAGTGTGGGCACTCCTGGTAGTGCTGGGGGGTCTGGAGGAGACAGCCTGCCCAGGCGGACTGACGGCGACTTTAAGAGGCGCAGTAAAGGCAGCCTGCCCTCCCCAGGATACAGACTGTCCCAAGCATCACTGGAGGGAGAAAAGGGCTCCTTCGGTGCAGACAGCTTGTCGTCAGGTGGACGCAGTCGCCGCCTCTCCATCATGAGTTCTTCCGCAAGGGATGGCCTTCCCTTTCGTGCAGCGGGCACCCCGACCACCCCGGTGCCCCTGCCTCTGCCCCCACCGTCCTCCTCAGCCTCAGCCCATCCGCCTCCACGCTCAGTGGGCTTCGCCACGCCCCGTGCCGCCCtggcctccacctcctccactgGGACTGGAGTCATGGTGGTGGCGACGGGTGCAGAGACGACCACCACGGCCTGTAACACCACTGCGGCGGGGACCCCCGAGACTGTGGGTCAGTCTGTGTTCGGCGGGTTCGGCATGAGCCTGGACGGAGAGGATTACAGCAACTCCAACCAGAGCACCTTCATCCAGAGGCAGTTTGGAGCCATGCTTCAGCCCGGGGTCAACAAGTTCAGCCTGCGGATGTTTGGATCTCACAAAGCTGTGGCCATGGAGCAGGAAAGACTCAAATCTGCAGGATCGTGGATCATACACCCTTACAGTGACTTCAG ATTCTACTGGGACCTGCTGATGTTGGTGTTGATGATGGGCAACCTCATCGTCCTGCCTGTGGGGATCACGTTCTTTCGGGACGAGAACACTCCTTCGTGGATCATCTTCAACGTGGTCTCCGACACCCTCTTTATGGTTGACCTGGTTCTCAACTTTAGAACTGGCATCGTAAAGGAAGACAGCACAGAGATATTGCTTGACCCCAG GGCAATCCGCCAGAACTACCTGAAGAGCTGGTTCCTTGTGGACTTTGTGTCATCCATCCCTGTGGACTACATCTTCCTGATGGTGGACAGTCTGGACTCGGAGGTCTACCGGACAGCCCGGGCGCTGCGGATTGTCCGCTTCACCAAAATCCTCAGCCTGCTCCGGCTGCTCCGCCTGTCCCGACTCATCCGCTACATTCACCAGTGGGAGGAG ATCTTCCATATGACCTACGACCTTGCCAGTGCCATGGTTAGGATAGTAAACCTGATCGGTATGATGCTCCTGTTGTGCCACTGGGATGGTTGCCTCCAGTTTCTGGTCCCCATGCTGCAGGACTTCCCTTCTGATTGCTGGGTTTCCAAGAACGTGATGGTG AATGACACGTGGGGCGTGCAGTACTCCTATGCTCTGTTCAAAGCCATGAGCCACATGTTGTGTATTGGGTACGGCGCCCAGGCTCCTGAGGGGATGACTGATGTGTGGCTCACCATGCTCAGTATGATAGTTGGCGCCACCTGCTACGCCATGTTTATTGGCCACGCCACCGCTCTCATACAGTCACTGGACTCCTCAAGACGGCAGTATCAGGAGAAG tacaagcaggtggagcagTATATGTCCTTTCATAAGCTTCCTGCAGACCTGCGACAAAAGATCCATGAGTATTATGAGCATCGCTTCCAGGGGAAAATGTTTGATGAGGAGAACATTCTGGGAGAGCTTAGTGAGCCACTGAAAGAG gaGATAGTCAGTTTTAACTGCCGGAGCCTGGTGGCCAACATGCCGCTGTTTGCCAACGCAGATCCCAACTTTGTAACTGCTGTGCTGACCAAGCTCCGCTTCGAGGTGTTCCAACCAGCTGACTTCATCATACGTGAAGGAACGGTTGGACGCAAGATGTATTTTATCCAGCATGGACGAGTCAGTGTGCTGACCCGTGGCAACAAGGAAACTAAACTGAGCGACGGGTCTTACTTTGGGG AGATCTGTTTGTTGACTCGTGGACGAAGAACGGCCAGTGTCCGTTCAGATACATACTGCCGTTTGTACTCTCTCAGCGTGGACAGCTTTAACGAGGTTTTGGAGGAACACCCAATGATGCGACGTGCCTTTGAAACTGTTGCCGTTGACCGTTTGGACCGCATTG GTAGGAAGAACTCTATGCTCCTTCGGAAGTCGTCCCAGGGCGGCTCTCTTGGGGGTAGCATGGGCCGTGGTGGAGGCCGTGGTGGAGGTCCTGGAGGTGCAGGTGGCCTTGTTGCAGGCGGTTTGGGATCCTGTGACAGCATACTGGTGCAGCAGATTGTTAAACACGACAGCATGCCAGCTATGCAGGACACCAtcgcagctgctgctgcaggaagaagTGGTGTGATTGGAGGGAGCGGAACAGTGTCCCCTCGACCGCGTCCCGTCATCTGGGCACCACTGGTCCATGCTCCGTTGCAGACTGCAGCTGCCACCAGTAACGTAGCCATCGCCCTCatgcaccagcagcagcaacaacagcagcagcttcagcagctgcagcagcagcatgctCTTGCAGGAGGTTTCTTTCTGCCCTCACCTCTGATTTCCCCATCTCCCTCgtcctccttccctctctccCCTCCTCGTGCCCCAGTGCTGCAACCCCTTCGCCCCTCTGTGAGCTCTCTTATTGGGATGATGACAATAGGAGGAATGAGCGGTTTTTCCCCAAGAGGATTTCCTCTTTCTCCTTCAACCATGGGCCCTCCTGGTGGGGTGACATCACCTCCAGTTGCTAAAACTCCACCAACTCCAGCTTCATCTGTCCCAACTTCTGTTCAACAAGGAAGGACTCTTCATTACGGCCCTCGCTTTCAGGCTGATCATCCCTCAATGCCTGCCGGAGCAGTTGTAATCCCAGCAGGGGCAGGGCCAGCTTCACCACTCCACAAGGTACCAACTGCCACCCCACCTGCATCTTCCAGTGGCCCATCAGATGGCAGTGCCTATCAGCAGGGTGCAAAAGAGGCTTTGTTACGGCATGGAGGAAACAGCTGTCAGGGTCTGCCAGCGTTGGGCAGACTCACCCAGGAGGCCAGGCTGATGTCAGCCTCACAGCCCACTCTGCCTCATCGCTCCTGGGCTGCAGTGCAGTCTCATCCTCCTCTCCACCGAAAGGCTTCTGGTGGGAATTTGTTGGCAGCTCCTTTCCTTGCAGGACAGTTAGCCAGAGGCAGCAGTGCAGGCATACTGACCTCTAACCCTCCTTTACAGTTGTTGACAAATATACCATTTACTGCCCAAGTACAATCCACTGTTCCTATTCAGCCAGCTATAACACAGGCAATTCCTGCAAACATAGCCCAATACACACAATCTACAGCTCATACTGCCTCTGTACCTACACCCACAGCTGCACACGTACCTTCTACACCTTCTTTGacatcctcctctcctccaaaACAGGCTTCATTCTCCTCTGCAGCCGCTCCTTCGTCTCCTTCACCTGTTCTTTCCCAGACACCTTACCCAAAGTCGATCACAACGACCCCCTCTCgctcctcctcccctccaccCTGCTCCACCCCACCTTCAGCGGGAGCAAGCCCGCTATCGACTCCTCGTCCCAAACCGATTCCCACGCCCCCTTCtcgctcctcctctccctctccatcCTCCACTCCTCCTTCCTCGTCCGTTTCGACCCCAGTTCCTCTGTCTCAACCCTATGGGCCCAAGTCATCCCTTACATCCTCCTCTCCCCCATCCTCTTTGCTGTCCTCTTCTCCACCACATCCCCAGAGCCCCAGAGCAAAGGCATCCAACACACCCCCTTCTGCCTCACCTTTATCTGGCCGCAGTCCTTCTCTGACCCCAGTTGCTTCACCGGCACTAACTCCCACTCATACAACTCGTACCCGACCTTCTACTCCAACTCAGACAATTACGCCCACATCCTCTCCATCCCCTGTCCCTGCCACATTTGGCCCCTCTTTGAGTAAATCACAAAGTCCAACACCTTCTCTCCAGTCCTCTGTCTCAAGCTCAGCCAGAGGTCCCACCTCAAGCCAGACCCCAAAACAAACCTCACCTCTTCCTCCAACCCAAACTTCAAcctctgctttgacacctgtAAGCACCAACTCTCCAACTAAAGTCACTTTCTCTGTTCATCCTGTGAAGCAAACTTCTCCCATCCTCACTCAGTGCTCCACTTCAGGCTCTAGTAGAACCATCCAAAAACACCCATCAGCATCTTCATCCTCAACAACAGTTTGTCAAAACCCTCCTTCCCTTTCTACCAATGCCTCCACTGCTACCACAACCTCTGTTAGTGCTGCACCTGCCTCCATTCAGTCCCCAAAACCAATCACACCCTCTACCCACACTCAGACCTCTCAGGCATCCACCACTGCACCCACCCAGCCAGCACATTCAGCCAACTCCACTTCACCTAAAGGTGGGAAACAGGACCCTCAGCTGCCACTTACCAGAACAGACTCAGAGGGACTTAGGCACAAACTGCCTGCAAACATGTAA